ACATTTCTTGTGTTCTTAACAGGTTGGCAGCGACAAAGGAGGCTGGAGCTCCATTTACAGTTTCATTTCTAAAGACAACAATTCCAATGAAACAAATGCTTTTCTTTTCGGCGACATGGGGACTTCTCTTCCATATTTAACTTATCTTCGCACTCAGGAGGAAAGCAAATCCACTGTGAAGTGGATCCTGCGGGACATTGAAGATCTTGAGGACAAGCCTGCTTTCATCTCCCACATCGGCGATATCAGTTATGCCCGTGGTTATGCTTGGATATGGGATTCATTCTTCACTCAGATCGAACCCCTGGCCTCCAAAGTTCCATATCATGTCTGCATAGGCAACCATGAGTATGACTGGCCGTCTCAGCCATGGCGGCCGTCGTGGTCCGCCACTGTATATGGgacggacggcggcggcgagTGTGGAGTTCCTTACTCCTGGAAGTTTCACATGCCTGGAAATTCTTCTCTACCGACTGGGCATGGAGACCAGGCCACCAGAAACCTGTACTACTCCATTGATGTTGGGGTGGTGCACTTCCTGTACATATCAACAGAGACCAACTTCTTTGAAGGAAGCGACCAGTATGCTTTCATCAAGAATGATCTGGAGTCTGTCAATCGAGAGAAGACACCTTTTGTTGTGGTGCAAGGCCATCGGCCTATGTACACCACAAGCAGTCAACCCCGAGGTGCTCCATTCAGAGCAACGCTTCTTGAGCACTTGGAGCCATTGCTTGTGAGCAACAGAGTTGATCTTGCACTCTGGGGACACGTTCACACCTATGAGAGATTCTGCCCTCTAAGAAATTTCACCTGTGGTAGCCAAGAAAACAACACAGATCCGCACTTCACTGTGCATATGGGAATCGGCATGGCTGGTCATGATAATCAGGCTTCATGGGAGGAGAGGTCTGATCATCCTGAACTTCCGATCTTTCCGCAGCCGGATCGATCCTTGTACCGGAGTGCCGAATTCGGCTATGTTAGGCTTCATGCAACAAAAGAGAAGATGACAGTTACCTATGTTGGAAATCATGATGGAATGACTC
Above is a window of Nymphaea colorata isolate Beijing-Zhang1983 chromosome 8, ASM883128v2, whole genome shotgun sequence DNA encoding:
- the LOC116258833 gene encoding probable inactive purple acid phosphatase 2, with the translated sequence MNVPVRLLLCVSLFFTAFPLKSAAATVVSLDVHPKILKKSGDSVRIEWNGIPTPQSFDWLGIYNPATSSDENFIGYVYLSTFPTWNSGSASIDLPLLNLRSTYQFRIFSWNESEISNNTRRDDDENPLPGTAHLLATSEVISFVNDNDPAQIHLAFGSRDDEMRVLFITRAGRRSFVRYGLKKEEQTEMVKARASTYSRSDMCDSPANSEAGWRDPGFIHDGLMKNLKPGTRYYYQVGSDKGGWSSIYSFISKDNNSNETNAFLFGDMGTSLPYLTYLRTQEESKSTVKWILRDIEDLEDKPAFISHIGDISYARGYAWIWDSFFTQIEPLASKVPYHVCIGNHEYDWPSQPWRPSWSATVYGTDGGGECGVPYSWKFHMPGNSSLPTGHGDQATRNLYYSIDVGVVHFLYISTETNFFEGSDQYAFIKNDLESVNREKTPFVVVQGHRPMYTTSSQPRGAPFRATLLEHLEPLLVSNRVDLALWGHVHTYERFCPLRNFTCGSQENNTDPHFTVHMGIGMAGHDNQASWEERSDHPELPIFPQPDRSLYRSAEFGYVRLHATKEKMTVTYVGNHDGMTHDSVDISAQNIQEITVVHSDATGRGQIRGGILVAGGVLAGLVIGFLVHAKKRANRQKHWTAVNTDDEL